A single Opisthocomus hoazin isolate bOpiHoa1 chromosome 1, bOpiHoa1.hap1, whole genome shotgun sequence DNA region contains:
- the TTLL1 gene encoding polyglutamylase complex subunit TTLL1 encodes MAGKVKWVTDIEKSVLINNFEKRGWIQVAENEDWNFYWMSVQTIRNVFSVETGYRLSDDQIVNHFPNHYELTRKDLMVKNIKRYRKELEKEGSPLAEKDENGKYIYLDFVPVTFMLPADYNLFVEEFRKNPSSTWIMKPCGKAQGKGIFLINKLSQIKKWSRDSKTSSFVSQSSKEAYVISLYINNPLLIGGKKFDLRLYVLVSTYRPLRCYMYKLGFCRFCTVKYTPSTSELDNMFVHLTNVAIQKHGDDYNHIHGGKWTVSNLRLYLESTRGKEVTNKLFDEIHWIIVQSLKAVAPVMNNDKHCFECYGYDIIIDDKLKPWLIEVNASPSLTSSTANDRILKYNLINDTLNIAVPNGEIPDCKWNKSPPKEVLGNYEVLYDEEMAQSDGPDRDLRSRSGQSTGVKGNRARDSGKPVLTTWK; translated from the exons ATGGCAGGAAAAGTAAAGTGGGTAACTGACATAGAAAAATCTGTTCTAATAAACAACTTTGAAAAAAGAGGCTGGATTCAGGTAGCAGAAAATGAAGACTGGAATTTTTATTG GATGAGTGTGCAAACaatcagaaatgttttcagtgtGGAAACCGGTTACCGACTCTCTGATGACCAAATTGTCAACCATTTCCCAAACCATTATGAACTGACCAGAAAAGATTTGATGGTAAAGAACATCAAGCGATATAGGAAAGAACTTGAGAAAGAAGGAAGTCCTCTTGCCGAAAAGGATGAGAAtgggaaatatatttatttgg ATTTTGTTCCTGTTACGTTTATGCTTCCTGCCGATTATAATCTCTTTGTTGAAGAATTCAGAAAAAATCCCTCCAGCACGTGGATTATGAAACCTTGTGGCAAAGCTCaaggaaaaggaatatttttaatcAATAAACTCTCCCAAATTAAAAAATGGTCTCGAGATAGCAAAACATCTTC GTTTGTATCTCAGTCTTCCAAAGAAGCCTATGTGATTTCGCTCTATATCAACAATCCATTACTTATTGGTGGAAAGAAATTTGATCTTCGTCTATATGTTCTAGTATCTACGTATCGTCCGCTGAGATGTTACAT GTATAAACTTGGATTTTGCCGGTTTTGCACAGTTAAATATACACCAAGTACAAGTGAATTGGATAACATGTTTGTACATCTTACAAATGTTGCCATTCAGAAACATGGG GATGATTACAATCATATCCATGGAGGCAAGTGGACAGTGAGTAACTTACGCCTGTATCTGGAGAGCACCCGTGGAAAGGAAGTCACAAACAAATTATTTGATGAAATTCACTGGATAATTGTGCAGTCGCTGAAGGCTGTTGCG ccTGTAATGAATAATGATAAACACTGCTTTGAGTGTTATGGATATGACATTATCATTGATGACAAGCTTAAACCATGGCTAATTGAG gtTAATGCTTCCCCTTCTCTTACTTCCAGTACTGCTAATGATCGCATCTTGAAGTATAATCTTATTAATGACACACTTAACATTGCTGTGCCTAATGGGGAAATTCCAGACTGTAAATGGAATAAGTCTCCACCAAAAGAGGTTCTTGGCAATTATGAAGTCTT GTACGATGAAGAGATGGCACAAAGTGATGGGCCTGATCGTGACTTGCGAAGTCGTTCTGGGCAATCAACTGGAGTAAAAGGAAATCGAGCAAGAGATTCGGGAAAGCCTGTACTAACCACCTGGAAGTGA